A single region of the Leptothrix cholodnii SP-6 genome encodes:
- the wecB gene encoding non-hydrolyzing UDP-N-acetylglucosamine 2-epimerase, with translation MKLLIVAGARPNFMKVAPIIHEVRKRALDGTPGLQYRLVHTGQHYDKAMSSIFFEDLGIPAPDINLGVGSGSHAVQTANVMAAFEPVCEQDRPDWVVVVGDVNSTLACTLVCAKLGIKVAHVEAGLRSFDRSMPEEINRIVTDALADLLLTPSIDGDANLQREGVPAAKIRFVGNVMIDALVANLAQAHASPLPARLQLEPRGFVYVTLHRPSNVDDAPSLRQIMVALNVIAQRVPVVFPVHPRTRAMLARFEIAPADAAAIRLIEPIGYHDSLWMTENARFVLTDSGGIQEESTYLGTPCLTLRPNTERPVTIEVGTNRLTRLDRLQQDVAELLEARHSRGRIPTFWDGHTAERIVDALLQHAEAPAASLS, from the coding sequence ATGAAACTCCTGATCGTGGCCGGCGCGCGGCCCAACTTCATGAAGGTCGCCCCGATCATCCACGAGGTGCGCAAACGCGCGCTCGATGGCACGCCCGGCCTGCAATACCGGCTGGTGCACACCGGCCAGCATTACGACAAGGCGATGTCGAGCATCTTCTTCGAGGATCTCGGCATCCCCGCGCCGGACATCAACCTCGGTGTCGGCTCGGGCTCGCATGCGGTGCAGACGGCCAACGTGATGGCGGCTTTCGAGCCGGTGTGCGAGCAGGACCGGCCCGACTGGGTGGTCGTGGTCGGCGACGTCAACTCGACCCTGGCCTGCACGCTGGTGTGCGCCAAGCTGGGCATCAAGGTGGCGCATGTCGAGGCCGGCTTGCGCAGCTTCGACCGCAGCATGCCCGAGGAGATCAACCGCATCGTCACCGATGCGCTGGCCGATCTGCTGCTCACGCCGTCGATCGACGGCGACGCCAATCTGCAGCGCGAGGGCGTACCGGCCGCGAAGATCCGCTTCGTCGGCAACGTGATGATCGATGCCCTGGTGGCGAACCTCGCGCAGGCGCACGCCTCGCCCCTGCCGGCACGCCTGCAGCTCGAACCGCGCGGTTTCGTCTACGTCACGCTGCACCGCCCGTCCAACGTCGACGACGCGCCCAGCCTGCGTCAGATCATGGTGGCGCTCAACGTCATCGCGCAGCGCGTGCCGGTGGTGTTTCCGGTCCATCCACGCACCCGGGCGATGCTCGCGCGCTTCGAGATCGCGCCGGCCGATGCGGCGGCGATCCGGCTGATCGAGCCGATCGGCTATCACGACTCGCTGTGGATGACCGAGAACGCGCGCTTCGTGCTGACCGACTCCGGCGGCATCCAGGAAGAGTCCACCTACCTGGGCACGCCCTGCCTGACGCTGCGGCCCAATACCGAGCGGCCGGTCACGATCGAGGTCGGCACCAACCGGCTCACCCGGCTCGATCGCCTGCAGCAGGATGTGGCGGAGCTGCTGGAAGCCCGCCATTCACGTGGCCGGATCC